The following are encoded together in the Daphnia magna isolate NIES linkage group LG8, ASM2063170v1.1, whole genome shotgun sequence genome:
- the LOC116929821 gene encoding extracellular sulfatase Sulf-1, whose product MNMRTAVWSLWAIVFFYGSCQAVDEGERRGGRKRNRGTGASAFRPEQTSPSNHGRNLPMPDDPLFTDQREIRLSFPKERLWSSSGSVDSSRKKATTTTSHNNKKKPSKSSGGGHSSDNYFGSRKTGSESSTKTNPKKPNIILIVTDDQDVELGSLDYMPKTRAILKEGGAFFPNSFVSTPMCCPSRSSMLTGLFVHNHGVLTNNENCSSAYWQAEHEPRTFGAYLASAGYRTGYFGKYLNKYNGSYVPPGWRVWAGQVMNSRYYNYTINFNGQKIKHGADYQTDYYPDLITNDSISFLRESKQHYDHQPFHLVMSFPSPHGPEDSAPQYADMFFNVTRHRTPSYDFAPNPDKQWILRWLGKMKPVHHRFTDLLMTKRLQTLQSVDEAVEKIFSELVALGQLENTYIFYTSDHGYHLGQFGLIKGKSFPFESDIRVPFLVRGPGVGRGRVVQSLIGNVDLAPTFLEIAGVPVPPHMDGASIFRFFQKEKVKSRTPWRDTYLIERGKMPPAHFPKLNVVEDVPNSNEGAEGDDADGVSVEYSPPRGKFERWAVECRKPQYQSPCSGFQKYECLFVDERWRMKKCRTSVQPHHKLAKKKWCQCKALSKYRLSKLEPEERRMQRAFLKEHTRHVDWRGYRPRFLKTVAGKKKFHRNNNRHKREEAAAAAAATAVETAASSAEGSVLRDVAEDELEQVELIMEDISDEISDLEALTEARNVSSNTEAAILDPVTVAPSTAAGSPSGDDKSAPQLNNSDGKLNCQIVGQSRINCSSEVYSDPATWRLSRDFLEQQIRILRVQLDELKVIRKHLRAMRPMMGVDKSYSANNKRASSKTTGSSLFDWSSPPSKRTELNSSTGASDLAGSVGRRKHRPKIAQLTDDAEDDHEEEEVVDEDDDDEDEDESTADPVESTIEVTIYDNRKIKPSNNAGRIGMCPCVDVNWSSRSREARKEERLIRQANRRKIKEERQKRRQKKLSRKRAMIESHNGQCSYEKMNCFSHDKDHWRTAPLWNDGPFCVCMNANNNTYWCVRTLNTTHNSLYCEFITGFVTYYDMRIDPYQLRNIAHTLSENQLAFFHQTLEKLRVCKGADCFVNTHPSAAKLLSATNDGGDGRASKSDPEESKNASYHLQSSHVLDNGRLGKVKPRRDGYWRRSKRRERQTPDVIASSNAAAAV is encoded by the exons ATGAATATGCGCACGGCCGTTTGGAGTTTATGGGCGATAGTCTTCTTTTATGGAAGCTGCCAAGCTGTCGATGAAGGTGAACGTCGAGGCGGAAGAAAACGGAATCGGGGCACGGGTGCTTCAGCCTTTCGCCCCGAACAGACTAGTCCATCGAATCACGGTCGTAACCTTCCTATGCCCGATGACCCACTGTTCACCGACCAACGAGAAATCCGGCTCTCTTTCCCGAAG GAGCGATTGTGGAGCTCGAGTGGATCGGTCGACTCTTCTAGGAAGAAGGCGACCACGACAACGAGTCataacaacaagaagaagccgTCCAAGTCTAGCGGTGGTGGCCATTCATCGGATAATTATTTTGGCTCGCGAAAGACCGGCTCCGAGTcgtcaacaaaaacaaaccctaAGAAGCCCAACATCATCTTGATAGTGACGGACGACCAGGACGTTGAACTTGGCTCACTCGACTACATGCCTAAAACTCGGGCCATTCTTAAAGAGGGCGGGGCTTTTTTCCCAAATTCTTTCGTCTCGACGCCCATGTGCTGCCCGTCAAGAAGTTCCATGCTCACCGGACTGTTCGTCCACAATCACGGCGTCTTGACAAACAACGAGAATTGCTCATCAG CCTATTGGCAAGCGGAGCACGAGCCGAGGACGTTTGGCGCTTACTTGGCCAGCGCTGGATATCGAACGGGCTATTTTGGTAAATACCTCAACAAATACAACGGCAG TTACGTCCCGCCTGGATGGAGAGTGTGGGCCGGTCAAGTCATGAATTCACGATACTACAACTACACCATTAACTTCAACGGCCAAAAG ATCAAACACGGCGCCGACTACCAGACGGATTATTATCCCGACTTGATCACCAACGATTCCATTAGTTTCCTGCGTGAGTCTAAACAACACTACGACCATCAGCCTTTCCATTTGGTGATGAGTTTCCCGTCGCCTCACGGTCCCGAGGATTCCGCTCCCCAATATGCGGACATGTTTTTCAACGTGACTAGACACCGAACGCCGAGCTACGATTTCGCGCCCAACCCAGACAAGCAATGGATCCTCCGCTGGCTGGGCAAAATGAAACCCGTTCACCATCGCTTCACCGATTTGCTCATGACGAAACGGCTCCAGACGCTGCAGAGCGTCGACGAAGCTGTCGAGAAAATCTTTAGCGAGTTGGTGGCGCTCGGCCAATTGGAAAATACCTACATCTTTTACACGTCCGATCACGGCTATCATCTTGGACAGTTTGGACTGATCAAAG GCAAGTCGTTCCCGTTCGAGTCTGACATTCGAGTCCCATTTTTGGTTCGCGGGCCGGGCGTCGGACGCGGCCGGGTGGTCCAAAGTCTGATTGGCAACGTGGATTTGGCTCCGACGTTTCTCGAGATTGCCGGTGTTCCCGTGCCACCGCACATGGACGGCGCCtccatttttcgtttctttcaaAAGGAGAAGGTCAAAAGCCGAACGCCCTGGAGGGACACGTACTTGATCGAGCGAGGCAAAATGCCACCCGCGCACTTTCCGAAACTCAACGTCGTCGAAGATGTTCCCAATAGCAACGAAG GAGCTGAAGGCGACGATGCTGACGGAGTGTCGGTCGAGTACTCTCCGCCGCGAGGCAAATTCGAAAGATGGGCCGTCGAGTGCCGCAAGCCTCAATATCAGAGCCCGTGCAGTGGCTTCCAAAAGTACGAGTGTCTCTTTGTGGACGAACGATGGCGCATGAAAAAATGCCGGACAAGCGTCCAGCCACATCACAAACTGGCCAAGAAGAAATGGTGTCAATGCAAAGCCCTTTCCAAGTATCGACTCAGCAAATTGGAGCCGGAAGAGAGGAGGATGCAGCGAGCCTTTCTCAAAGAGCACACGAGACACGTGGATTGGCGCGGATACCGGCCGCGTTTCCTCAAAACGGTGGCCGGCAAAAAGAAGTTCCACAGGAATAATAACCGACACAAACGCGAAGAggctgccgccgccgccgccgcaaCAGCTGTCGAGACGGCTGCCTCATCCGCGGAAGGAAGTGTTTTGCGCGATGTTGCAGAAGACGAGCTGGAACAAGTCGAGCTCATCATGGAAGACATTTCTGATGAGATTTCTGATCTTGAG GCTCTAACGGAAGCGAGAAACGTTTCCAGCAACACGGAAGCCGCAATCCTTGATCCGGTAACGGTGGCACCGTCTACGGCGGCTGGATCACCGAGTGGCGACGACAAAAGTGCACCGCAGCTGAACAACAGCGATGGTAAACTCAACTGTCAAATAGTTGGCCAGTCGCGAATCAATTGCAGCAGCGAAGTGTACAGCGATCCAGCTACTTGGCGGTTAAGTCGCGACTTCCTGGAACAACAAATCCGCATCCTACGTGTCCAGTTGGATGAACTGAAAGTCATCCGGAAGCACTTGAGGGCAATGAGGCCGATGATGGGCGTTGATAAATCCTATTCGGCCAATAACAAACGGGCGAGTTCAAAAACTACGGGCTCGTCTCTGTTTGACTGGTCGTCACCGCCCTCCAAGCGGACGGAATTGAATAGCAGCACGGGTGCGTCAGACCTCGCCGGAAGCGTGGGCCGAAGGAAACATCGTCCTAAAATCGCACAATTAACGGACGATGCCGAAGACGAccacgaagaagaagaggtcGTTGACGAAGATGACGATGATGAAGACGAGGATGAATCGACTGCCGATCCAGTAGAAAGCACAATTGAAGTGACCATCTACGACAATCGTAAAATCAA GCCTTCAAACAATGCCGGACGGATTGGGATGTGCCCTTGTGTGGATGTCAATTGGTCGTCTCGCAGTCGTGAGGCTCGCAAAGAGGAGCGTTTGATTCGGCAAGCGAATCGCCGTAAGATAAAAGAGGAACGACAAAAGCGACGCCAAAAGAAGTTGAGTCGCAAACGAGCCATGATCGAATCGCACAATGGCCAGTGCAGctatgaaaaaatgaattgcttTAGCCACGATAAAGATCATTGGAGGACGGCCCCCTTATGGAACGACGGCCCCTTCTGCGTTTGCATGAACGCCAACAACAACACGTACTGGTGCGTTCGTACGCTCAACACGACTCACAACTCGCTCTATTGTGAATTCATTACCGGCTTCGTCACCTACTACGACATGCGCATCGATCCTTACCAACTGCGCAACATCGCCCACACCTTGTCTGAAAATCAATTGGCCTTTTTCCATCAGACGCTCGAAAAATTGCGCGTTTGTAAAGGGGCCGACTGTTTCGTCAACACTCATCCGTCGGCCGCTAAATTGCTGTCCGCAACTAATGATGGTGGTGATGGTCGTGCTAGCAAATCCGATCCGGAAGAAAGCAAAAATGCTAGTTATCACCTGCAAAGTAGTCATGTGCTCGACAATGG TCGGTTGGGCAAAGTCAAACCGAGACGTGACGGATACTGGCGCCGGTCGAAGCGGCGAGAAAGGCAGACGCCAGATGTTATTGCGTCATCCAACGCCGCCGCCGCCGTGTGA
- the LOC116929822 gene encoding LOW QUALITY PROTEIN: WD repeat-containing protein 3 (The sequence of the model RefSeq protein was modified relative to this genomic sequence to represent the inferred CDS: deleted 1 base in 1 codon): MGLTKQYLRYVPGPIFNVIASLKSNAVFVELRAQVGRYVAAGACENVIIWDSKTGEKINTLLGEKHCVTVLKTSPNNRQIAVGYEDGVVRLFDLHSGECLVTFSGHKSAVTCLSFDTDGMRLVSGAKDTNIIVWDTVSEAGLFRLSGHKGPITKCCFLESQNILVSSSIDTLVKFWDLDTHHCFKTLVGHRSEVWDMVVMKDDRYLVTGCSDSELRVWKIRFPNAEEEDEKQKATPKKARNDSDEEEKEDEDDEKDDEDEDNSILQCTKIGTILRQGRDRVLSMTTDASRSILACHGMDSIVELFRFHSEEEIQKIFSKRQRKFKKQNPDSKEEFTVALQDEVLRIKSIQASAKVKAIDIYVSSKEELKLLVLLRGNSFEIHVADTKISNKNEMTKVGALSIPGHRTDVRALSFSSDKIALASASGESLKIWNRGSQNCIRTMACDYALSILFATGDRNVIVATKTGKLQIFDIAAGRLLEEIPAHEKEAWSVAMSPDLRGIASGGADKRVKFWQFELVPDLAGEQMEEDGRGHGKRLSLAHTRTLQLEEDVLCVKFSPDHRLIAVSLLDSTVKIFFVDTLKFFLSLYGHKFPVLCMDISYDSSTIITGGADRNIKIWGLDFGDCHRSIFAHEDSILGLQFVSKTHLFFSCGKDGKLKQWDADNFENITTLSGHHGQVWTLAVSEDGKYVGTAGHDRSIRLWERTQEPLVLEDERETQREAEADQALALGEDRVIPGIKAGEEASLPGRKTVETERAAERIMEAVEVHKEVSQQLAEYRDKLDQHKQSGKDVSQTPVAPQTHPLMVAYDTTDPDRYLLKVLRQVKSSEVEEALLVLPFHYVCSLLTLLDQLLQKGWETELVMRILLFIVRVHHGPLSNTPSLLSILNRLQSVARKRVDEVRDRIGFNLAGLQYLQRELEEREAVQLFADASDRVKQKRKQRRNKDKAKQRAILTL; this comes from the exons ATGGGATTGACCAAACAATACCTTCGTTATGTTCCTGGTCCAATATTTAACGTGATTGCAAGCCTGAAGTCGAATGCCGTGTTTGTCGAACTGAGAGCACAAGTTGGTCGGTACGTTGCTGCAGGAGCTTGCGAAAATGTCATCATCTGGGACTCGAAAACTGGAGAAAAA ATTAATACTTTGTTGGGCGAAAAGCATTGTGTTACGGTACTGAAAACGAGTCCTAATAACAGACAGATTGCTGTTGGTTACGAAGATGGTGTTGTTAGGCTCTTTGATCTCCATAGTGGAGAATGCTTGGTTACATTCAGTGGACACAAAAGTGCTGTCACATGCCTATCATTTGACACTGATGGCATGAGGCTGGTCTCTGGAGCAAAGGACACAAACATTATTGTCTGGGATACCGTTTCTGAAGCTGGTCTTTTTCGGCTCAGCGGACACAAGGGTCCCATCACAAAATGCTGCTTTCTTGAAAGCCAAAATATTTTGGTAAGCAGTTCCATTGATACGTTGGTCAAATTCTGGGACCTCGACACCCACCACTGTTTCAAAACCCTTGTGGGTCATAGATCTGAGGTTTGGGATATGGTCGTCATGAAAGACGATCGTTACTTGGTCACCGGGTGCAGCGATAGCGAACTTCGGGTATGGAAGATTCGCTTTCCGAacgctgaagaagaagatgaaaaacaGAAAGCCACCCCCAAAAAGGCACGTAATGATTCTGacgaagaggaaaaagaagacgaggaCGACGAGAAAGACGACGAGGACGAGGACAACAGCATTCTTCAGTGcactaaaattggaacgatatTGAGACAGGGTCGCGACCGTGTCCTCAGCATGACGACAGATGCAAGTCGCAGTATTTTAGCATGCCATGGTATGGATTCCATCGTGGAACTCTTTCGTTTCCACAGcgaagaagaaattcaaaaaatattcagCAAACGGCAACGAAagttcaaaaaacaaaatcctgACTCGAAGGAAGAATTTACAGTTGCCTTGCAAGACGAGGTGCTGCGAATCAAATCCATCCAGGCTTCAGCCAAAGTCAAAGCCATCGACATCTACGTCTCGAGCAAAGAAGAGCTCAAACTTTTGGTGCTGCTTCGTGGCAACTCGTTTGAGATTCATGTGGCCGACACTAAAATCTCCAACAAGAACGAAATGACAAAAGTTGGGGCGCTCTCCATTCCCGGTCATCGCACAGATGTGCGTGCCCTGTCTTTCAGCTCGGACAAGATTGCATTGGCATCCGCCAGTGGAGAATCCTTGAAGATCTGGAATCGAGGGTCACAAAACTGCATCCGAACCATGGCGTGTGATTACGCCCTATCAATCCTCTTTGCAACTGGCGATCGCAACGTAATAGTTGCCACAAAGACGGGCAAACTGCAAATCTTTGACATCGCAGCTGGCCGTTTGTTGGAAGAGATCCCTGCTCACGAAAAAGAGGCCTGGTCTGTCGCCATGAGTCCAGATCTTCGTGGAATAGCAAGTGGCGGTGCCGATAAGAGGGTCAAATTC TGGCAGTTTGAATTAGTGCCCGACCTGGCAGGGGAGCAGATGGAAGAAGACGGACGAGGACACGGTAAAAGACTGAGCCTGGCTCATACGAGAACATTACAGTTGGAAGAAGATGTACTTTGCGTTAAGTTTAGCCCCGATCATCGTCTCATTGCGGTTTCGCTTCTGGATTCGACCgtgaaaattttctttgtcgACACGCTCAAATTCTTTTTGTCACTCTACGGTCACAAATTCCCCGTTCTCTGCATGGATATCTCTTACGATTCCTCGACCATCATCACAGGCGGTGCTGACCGCAACATAAAAATTTGGGG cTTGGACTTTGGCGACTGTCATCGATCCATTTTCGCGCACGAAGACAGTATCCTGGGGCTTCAGTTTGTCTCCAAGACTCACCTCTTTTTCTCTTGCGGCAAGGACGGCAAGTTGAAACAGTGGGACGCTGATAATTTTGAGAATATTACTACGCTGTCAGGTCATCACGGCCAAGTGTGGACATTGGCCGTTAGCGAGGATGGCAAGTACGTGGGTACTGCTGGACACGATCGTTCTATCCGTTTATGGGAACGCACTCAAGAGCCACTGGTGCTCGAGGATGAACGCGAAACTCAGCGGGAAGCTGAAGCCGATCAG GCGTTGGCTTTGGGTGAAGATCGAGTGATACCCGGCATCAAAGCCGGTGAGGAAGCGTCTTTACCTGGCCGAAAGACGGTCGAAACGGAACGGGCAGCAGAACGAATTATGGAAGCTGTCGAGGTCCACAAGGAAGTCTCTCAACAGTTGGCCGAGTACCGTGACAAACTCGATCAGCATAAACAATCCGGCAAGGATGTTTCTCAGACTCCAGTCGCTCCGCAAACTCATCCGCTCATGGTGGCCTATGACACAACGGATCCCGACAGGTATTTGCTGAAGGTATTGCGCCAAGTGAAATCCAGCGAAGTCGAAGAGGCTCTACTCGTCCTGCCCTTCCATTACGTGTGCAGCCTGTTGACATTGTTGGATCAATTGTTACAAAAAGGCTGGGAAACGGAATTGGTCATGAGAATTCTTCTGTTCATTGTCCGCGTTCATCACGGCCCACTGTCCAACACGCCCAGCCTTTTGTCGATCTTGAATCGTCTCCAAAGTGTGGCACGCAAGCGCGTCGATGAAGTCCGCGATCGCATCGGTTTCAACTTGGCTGGACTTCAATATTTGCAACGAGAACTGGAAGAACGGGAGGCCGTACAGTTATTCGCCGACGCCTCTGATCGAGTCAAGCAGAAACGCAAGCAGCGCCGTAACAAAGACAAAGCCAAACAAAGGGCTATTCTGACATTGTAA